From one Candidatus Dormiibacterota bacterium genomic stretch:
- a CDS encoding glycosyltransferase family 39 protein has protein sequence MAARAPWRDVIVLGATVALAQTLWIALPSELRRNESGDYLGFYEPVARSLCAGRGIVTSAGEPATRYPPGYPFLLACVFRAAALTHLSDEAAIRAFHLLCAGITTVLLRRLARRLWSSREALAVALAWITYPPALWLTRQPSSELPFLIPFFGAALAFVKGWRQRRHRALWFFLAGTQAGIASLIRPIGAGLGILLVSLIWLVRSGSGGRHRIVLSVALLLGNATLVVPWEAFAWRTTGRWVPLSAGSPASVLDGWTYAVNPDKVHHPGLPLPGDVESLMSTFLSRRDEFVTVSNAVVVILQESLARPRAALELVALKAARSWYATDSGRFESATLLIQSVYAGAILLATWFAWRRGGARRRLASAVWLVLAYFWGLTILVLSIARYMVPAIGLGFLLLPHIGRIQLRGTRSATQTAPATGTRACQTEGRQAGPQDAHRPADRGRLTCIPRTAAATCRWGPSRARGRRNRARADRTGPRARNPPGRGTRRR, from the coding sequence ATGGCGGCCCGAGCGCCGTGGCGAGATGTCATCGTCCTTGGGGCCACGGTCGCGCTCGCGCAGACTCTCTGGATCGCGCTGCCCTCCGAGTTGCGACGGAACGAGAGCGGTGACTACCTGGGATTCTACGAGCCCGTTGCCCGCAGTCTTTGCGCAGGACGAGGAATCGTCACTTCCGCAGGTGAACCCGCGACCCGCTATCCCCCCGGGTACCCGTTCCTTCTCGCGTGCGTCTTCCGGGCGGCCGCCCTGACCCACCTCTCCGACGAGGCGGCGATACGGGCGTTTCACCTTCTCTGCGCCGGAATCACGACGGTCCTGCTCCGGCGACTCGCCCGGCGGCTGTGGTCCAGTCGTGAGGCGCTGGCGGTGGCCCTCGCCTGGATCACCTATCCGCCGGCTCTGTGGCTGACCCGGCAACCGAGCAGCGAGCTTCCCTTCCTGATCCCGTTTTTCGGGGCCGCCCTCGCCTTCGTGAAGGGGTGGCGCCAACGGCGGCACCGGGCGCTCTGGTTCTTCCTCGCGGGGACGCAGGCGGGGATCGCCTCACTCATCCGGCCGATCGGAGCCGGATTGGGAATCCTGCTCGTGTCCTTGATCTGGCTCGTGAGGTCGGGATCGGGGGGGCGTCACCGCATCGTCCTGTCCGTCGCGCTGCTTCTCGGCAATGCGACCCTGGTCGTTCCGTGGGAGGCGTTCGCGTGGAGGACGACCGGCCGGTGGGTGCCCCTGAGCGCGGGCAGCCCGGCGAGCGTCCTGGACGGCTGGACCTACGCCGTGAATCCGGACAAGGTCCACCACCCTGGCCTCCCGCTGCCCGGCGACGTCGAGAGCCTGATGTCCACGTTCCTGTCCCGGCGCGATGAGTTCGTAACCGTCTCGAACGCCGTGGTCGTGATCCTCCAGGAGTCGCTGGCCCGCCCTCGGGCCGCGCTGGAGCTCGTGGCGCTGAAGGCCGCCCGGAGCTGGTACGCGACGGACAGCGGGCGGTTCGAATCTGCGACACTCCTGATCCAGTCGGTCTATGCCGGCGCGATCCTCCTCGCCACCTGGTTCGCCTGGAGACGTGGTGGGGCGCGGCGGCGCCTGGCTTCCGCAGTGTGGCTCGTGCTCGCCTACTTCTGGGGGCTGACGATCCTGGTCCTCTCGATCGCCAGATACATGGTCCCGGCCATCGGGCTGGGCTTCCTCCTGTTGCCGCACATCGGTCGCATTCAGCTTCGAGGCACGAGGAGCGCGACACAGACAGCCCCCGCCACCGGAACCCGAGCCTGCCAGACCGAGGGCCGTCAGGCCGGCCCTCAGGACGCGCATCGGCCGGCCGATCGCGGGCGTCTCACCTGCATCCCTCGAACAGCTGCAGCGACATGCCGCTGGGGACCGAGTCGGGCACGCGGTCGCAGAAATCGAGCACGCGCGGATCGAACAGGCCCTCGCGCACGAAATCCACCAGGTCGCGGAACTCGTCGTCGGTGA